From Alteromonas sp. BL110:
TCTTATCGTGAAAGACGTGGCGGATGTTGATGCAGCTGTACACGATATCGTACAGTCTGCTTTCATTACTTCAGGTCAGCGCTGTACGTGTGCACGTCGTCTATTTTTACCAGCTGGCGCTAAGGGCGACCAAATCCTTGCTCGCCTAATAGAAGTAACCAAAAACATTAAAGTTGGCGAATACGATGCTGAAGATCAGCCGTTTATGGGCGCAATGATCTCAAGTAATGCTGCTGCTCTAATGGTAAAAGCACAGCAAGAACTTGAAAACCTTGGTGGTAAAGTGCTGGTTCGCCTTGAACAAAAAGACAAAACCAAAGGTTTTGCTACCCCAGGTATTATTGATGTTACCGACATGCTTGCTTCACTGCCAGACGAAGAACACTTTGGCCCACTGCTAAAAGTAATCCGCTACAGCGACTTTGATGCTGCTATTGAAGAAGCGAATAACACCAGCTTTGGCCTGTCAGCAGGCCTTCTAGGTGACAACGAAGAAGACTACCGCTACTTCTTCGCGCGTATTCGTGCTGGCATCGTAAACTGGAACAGACCTATCACGGGTGCTAGCAGTGCTGCGCCGTTTGGCGGTGTGGGCGATAGTGGTAACCACAGAGCTTCCGCATTTTATGCCGCTGATTACTGTGCATACCCAGTTGCATCCGTAGAGCTTGATAAAGTCACTATGCCGGGCAAGTTAAGCCCTGGTTTGTCGATGTAACCTAAGCTTTTACAGCGTTCTAAAGGCCGATGTAGAGTGCGTCGGCCTATTAAGCACCAACCCTATACGAACTATTCATTTAGAAATAGTCGACGACAGAAAGGACCCTATCATCATGCATAGCAACATCGATACGTTGTTTAGCAACATGTGGGACGATTACGTAACCATCACTCCTTCAGCGCATAAAATCCATGCACTTTTGGCGGGTGAGGAAAACACGAACGATATCGTTAACGACCATGTAGCTTTTAGAACTTTTGCTCTTGATAAAACCCGCTTAGACAAGCTTGCTGCGCACTTCTTAGCATTGGGTTATGAAGCGAAAGGCGACTATGACTTTGAAGCTAAAAAGCTCACTGCAAAGCACTTTGAGCACCCTGACGATACTAAACCAAAAGTATTTATCAGCGAGCTTCGGGTAAACGAGCTTTCTGAGACGGCTCAAGCTATTATCAAAAAGATGGTAGAGCAAATGCCTGAATCTGTAGTGGATGCTGATAACTTCTTGTACTCGGGTAAGCATTGGGACGTCACTAAAGTAGAGTACGACACACTGCTTAACGAGTCAGAATACGCGGCGTGGATGGCGGCATGGGGCTTTCGTGCTAACCACTTCACGGTAAGTGTTAATCACTTAACCACCACTGACGAGCTGTCCGACGTAAACACATTGCTTAAAGAAGCAGGCTTTGTGCTGAACACTTCGGGTGGTGAGATAAAAGGCGGTCCAGACGTATTTTTAGCCCAATCTTCAACTATGGCTGACCGTGCTGACGTAGCATTTAGCGATGAAACTGTGGCTATTCCAAGCTGTTTTTACGAATTCGCACAACGCTATGAGATGCCCGACGGCAAGCTTTACAAAGGCTTTGTTGCTGCATCGGCAGACAAGATCTTTGAAAGTACCAATGCTAAGTAACGAGCTTGCTTAGTCATTAAAAAAAGCCCGTTAGGGCTTTTTTTTGTTTAAGCTTAGCAAAAGACATTACCGCTTAGGCTCAGTGGTATGTCTGGCAAGAAACTGATCGTAAGGCATAGGTTTATCAAAGTAAAACCCCTGCATTAACTTAATATCCGCTTGCTCCATAAAAGGCAAATAAGACTCTAACTCTACCCCTTCAGCCACTACATCTATTTGCAGACTCTTCAACATAGCTATCAGACCATTAAAAAGCGCGTTCGCTTTGCTATCTTGGTGAATACCTTGAATTAAGCTTTTATCTACCTTGACCACTTCAAACTGAAAACTCCTCAGGTAGCTAAGTGATGAGAAACCACTGCCAAAGTCATCTAAAGACAACCTAAACCCACTCTCTCTCAATGTATTTAATGCCCTTAGCGCTGACTTTTCGTCCCGTATAAACACTGACTCAGTGAGCTCTAGCTCTATAAACTCGGGAGATATGTTGTTGTCCAGACAAACGGAGGCTGCCTGGTCAGGGAATTCCGGGTCGAGCATTTGATTAGCACTAATATTAACCGATAGCGGAATAGCTTCGCCTTGTTGCGACTCCATTATCGAAATATAGTCGCATGCGGCTTCTAACGCTTGTAGACCAATGGCGCTATCTAGCTTGTGCTCTTCTGCGATGGGTATAAATACTGCTGGCGATACAACACCGTGCAAGCCAGAAATCCAGCGGCATAGCACTTCACCACCTTTTAATACACCATTTAAGTCATATTTACCCTGAATATAAAAATCAAGGAGGTGGTTCTCTACAGCCTTGCGCAAGTCGTTTACCATACTGACCTGCTGCGTCATGCTCTCATAAAGCCCTGGCTCATAAACAAAGGTTTGCCCTTTCCCAAGCTCTTTTGCGCGATACATTGCCGCATCGGCACACTGCACTAAGCCTTCAATGTTAGCGCTGTGTTCTGGAAATTCAGCAATACCAATACTGGCCGACAGTCTGAGCTCCGTCCCTTTTACACCAATGGTGTCTTCTTCAATTTGGCTAATAAGCTCCTGTGAGCGTTCGCCAATTTCTTCAATATTTTGATTAGGCACCACGGCAATAAACTCATCACCGCCCCACCTACCAACTTCGCCAATAGGACCGAACATACCGGTAAGTAATGCGCCTATGCGCTGCAGCTCTACATCCCCCCTTTCGTGCCCTGCGTTGTCATTTATGGCTTTAAATCCATCTAGGTCTATAAATACAAGAGAAAAAGGCTGCACTTTCTTCACTAAAGCTGCAATAGACTCACGTAGCGAGTTACGATTTGAAAGGCCTGTTAATTCGTCATGCAACGCGAGTTGACGAAGCTTCGCCTCGTTGCGCTTTCTATCGCTGATATCGCGCATAGTTGCGATTAAATAAGACGAGGTTTGTTGATAGGTTTCGAACAAAGCTACAGAAATATCTACCGCCTTTATCTCGCCGCTTTGTGTTTTGATCTTAGACTCAAATCGAACCTGTTTGTCGAGTGCCAGTTGAGCTTTGTCAACTTTCTCTGCGATAAATACTTGGTTAAAATCCAGCCCAATGCACTGCTCTTTAACCGAGGCAGCAATTAACCTTATAAAGGCATCATTACACTCTGTAATAGCGAGATCGGGAGAGAGGACTAACATTGGCTCTCTTGAGCTAGCGAACGCAGAGGCCATTAAATGAAAAGATTGTTCGGCTTTGCGCTGCTGGGTAATATCTTTGGTGGTTCCCACAATGTGCAGTGCTTCACCCGCGCTTCCCCGCTCCAGTACACGACCGCGCAATCTTACCCATTGGTAGCTTTTTTCTAACATTAAACGAAAGGAAAATTCAACGCGATCGCGATTACCGTGAAGTGCCATAGTCCAGTGAAATTGAAGCCCTTCTAAATCGTCTTCATGTACCCGCTCGAGAAGCTGAATTAAGGTGCCCGACCACGTAGACACGCTTTGTGAGTGAAGAGAAAACGAGCGAATCTCCATGACGTCGCTTTGCGCCTCCCAACTCCAAAATGACTCTTGTGATGCCCACAGGGCCAGTTCCAAGTCCTTTTGCGCACGTTGGCTTTTCTGTAAAGTAGCATATAAGCTTTGCGTCTTTTCTCTGAGCAACGTTTCTGCTTGCTCTCTGGCATTTCGCTCTCGTTTTAAACGACGCCCAATTAAAGCTGAAGCGTCATTATCGCCGGGCTTGCCATTCGATGTTTCATCTGACATTACATCCCCCGTCAAACAACAAGAGATATGCTAAATTCGTACGTGTAAGGCGTTTCTAGCTGATGGGTTTCCCTTTCAAGTTTGCAGTTGTAATGGGCTGCAGCGGCGTCCATCAAGCCCTCCGCTAAGGGGTATAACTCTCTTTCAGAGTAGTATTGTAGGCGCATGGAGGTGTCTGTGCGTGACAGCACTTTAAAACGGGGGAGATCTGCGTCAGGGTAAAGCTTTTTAACTTGGACATGAATATCGCCGTCCAAGTGTTCGAGCATGTCTAGCATGCTATTGGTATTGGCTAATACGTCACCGTGTACAGCGCCTAACTTACCAAATAAATAAAAACCAAAGTCGTATAAGAGTTCATTGGCAGATTTACCCGTTCTTTCCACCAGCACACCTACTAGGCGTTGCATCTGCTCGAACGGGTAATAACCCACTGCGGTATAAGCTCCGTCGTTCTCTAACTCAGCTTCCATGATGACATCATCAGCGAACTCGGGAGATACCTTCTCCTCAAGCATATCGATTAACGATGTAAAAACTATGCCTAACATGTAAATTCCTCATTCGTTCCTTTAATGAGTGTAGTTCACCTAAGCATAAGAACAACTTAAACTTTATGACAAATCTTCAGGTGCTTCGTTCTTATTTGGTAGCACAACTTCTACGCTATCAACCCGCTGTAACCCACGAGGCAATTTATTCCCCCTACGGCCTCTTTCCCCCTGATAATGCGTAAGATCTTCAGCACTTAACGTCATGTTGCGTTTCCCTGCTCCAACCTTGATGGCTGCTCCGTCAGGCACAACGGTCAGTACTTTCACATACTCTTCACGGGACTGTGATTTTGCCGAAGGAATATTGATCAGCTTATTACCTTTTCCTTTGCCTAAACTTGGCAAGTCACGAAGCGGAAACATAAGCATGCGGCCTTCGTTAGAAATACTTAAACACCAATCAGAGTCAGGATTAGTCACAGGCATTGGTTTCATTACTTTCGCTGCTGTAGGTAAGGACAAGTAGGCTTTACCCGCCTTATTCTTGCTAACCATGTCTTTAAATGTGCCAACGAAACCATAGCCCGCATCAGAACCTACCAAGAACTTACTTTCGTCTTGCGCCATAATGACGTGCTGGAAGGATTCCCCACCAACAATACTGAAACGGCCGGTTAAAGGCTCGCCTTGGCTTCGTGCAGACGGAAGCCCGTGAGCATCGCACGAGAATGTTCTCCCTGAGCTATCCATAAATACCGCTGGCTGATTACTTTTGCCTTCGGCGCTAGATAAATAAGCATCACCCGCTTTATAACTGAGCCCTTCGGCATCAATGTCGTGACCTTTTGCACAGCGTGCCCAGCCTTTTTCTGAAAGCACAACTGTAACTGATTCAGCAGGCACCAACTCTTTTTCAGACAGCGCTTTAGCTTCGCTACGCTCGACAATAGGTGAACGCCTGTCGTCACCGTATTTTTCGGCATCAGCAAGGATTTCTTTTTTAATGAGGGTTTTAAGGCGACGATCTGAACCAAGCAGTTGCTGTAGTTTGTCACGCTCGGCCGCTAGCTCATCCTGCTCACCCTTAATTTTCATTTCTTCTAATTTGGCTAAGTGGCGAAGTTTCAGTTCTAAAATGGCTTCAGCTTGTTTATCACTTAAACCAAAACGCGACATCAGCTCTGGCTTGGGTTTGTCGTAAGTACGAATGATCTCGATAACTTCATCGATATTCAAAAACGCAATTAGCAAACCTTCTAGAATATGCAGGCGAGCTAGTACTTTATCTAAACGATACTGTAACCGACGCGTTACCGTATCTTTTCGATACTGTAACCACTCAGTCAAAATAGTACGCAAGTCTTTAACCTGAGGACGACCGTCCAGACCAATCATGTTCAGGTTAACTCGGTAGTTTTTCTCAAGGTCGGTAGTTGCAAACAGATGCTGCATTAATTGGGTAACGTCAATGCGATTTGAACGGGGAGTAATCACTAAGCGAGTCGGATTTTCGTGATCAGACTCATCACGAAGATCGCTTACCATTGGCAGCTTTTTCGCCTGCATTTGCGAAGCTATTTGTTCTAGAATCTTTGCGCCAGACGCCTGATGAGGTAGAGCGGTAATAACCACATCCCC
This genomic window contains:
- a CDS encoding DUF1338 domain-containing protein yields the protein MHSNIDTLFSNMWDDYVTITPSAHKIHALLAGEENTNDIVNDHVAFRTFALDKTRLDKLAAHFLALGYEAKGDYDFEAKKLTAKHFEHPDDTKPKVFISELRVNELSETAQAIIKKMVEQMPESVVDADNFLYSGKHWDVTKVEYDTLLNESEYAAWMAAWGFRANHFTVSVNHLTTTDELSDVNTLLKEAGFVLNTSGGEIKGGPDVFLAQSSTMADRADVAFSDETVAIPSCFYEFAQRYEMPDGKLYKGFVAASADKIFESTNAK
- a CDS encoding putative bifunctional diguanylate cyclase/phosphodiesterase, translated to MSDETSNGKPGDNDASALIGRRLKRERNAREQAETLLREKTQSLYATLQKSQRAQKDLELALWASQESFWSWEAQSDVMEIRSFSLHSQSVSTWSGTLIQLLERVHEDDLEGLQFHWTMALHGNRDRVEFSFRLMLEKSYQWVRLRGRVLERGSAGEALHIVGTTKDITQQRKAEQSFHLMASAFASSREPMLVLSPDLAITECNDAFIRLIAASVKEQCIGLDFNQVFIAEKVDKAQLALDKQVRFESKIKTQSGEIKAVDISVALFETYQQTSSYLIATMRDISDRKRNEAKLRQLALHDELTGLSNRNSLRESIAALVKKVQPFSLVFIDLDGFKAINDNAGHERGDVELQRIGALLTGMFGPIGEVGRWGGDEFIAVVPNQNIEEIGERSQELISQIEEDTIGVKGTELRLSASIGIAEFPEHSANIEGLVQCADAAMYRAKELGKGQTFVYEPGLYESMTQQVSMVNDLRKAVENHLLDFYIQGKYDLNGVLKGGEVLCRWISGLHGVVSPAVFIPIAEEHKLDSAIGLQALEAACDYISIMESQQGEAIPLSVNISANQMLDPEFPDQAASVCLDNNISPEFIELELTESVFIRDEKSALRALNTLRESGFRLSLDDFGSGFSSLSYLRSFQFEVVKVDKSLIQGIHQDSKANALFNGLIAMLKSLQIDVVAEGVELESYLPFMEQADIKLMQGFYFDKPMPYDQFLARHTTEPKR
- a CDS encoding heme NO-binding domain-containing protein, which encodes MLGIVFTSLIDMLEEKVSPEFADDVIMEAELENDGAYTAVGYYPFEQMQRLVGVLVERTGKSANELLYDFGFYLFGKLGAVHGDVLANTNSMLDMLEHLDGDIHVQVKKLYPDADLPRFKVLSRTDTSMRLQYYSERELYPLAEGLMDAAAAHYNCKLERETHQLETPYTYEFSISLVV
- the parC gene encoding DNA topoisomerase IV subunit A; the protein is MSDEIIINRDGVEQLPLRRFTEDAYLNYSMYVIMDRALPHISDGLKPVQRRIIYAMSDLGLSANAKYKKSARTVGDVLGKFHPHGDSACYEAMVLMAQPFSYRYPLVDGQGNWGAPDDPKSFAAMRYTEAKLSRFSEVLLNELGQGTVDWVPNFDGTLEEPSVLPARLPHILLNGVTGIAVGMATDIPPHNVRELANACAMLLDNSKAELSDVLEHVNGPDYPTEAEIITPKADIKKLYETGRGSIKMRAVYGEENGDVVITALPHQASGAKILEQIASQMQAKKLPMVSDLRDESDHENPTRLVITPRSNRIDVTQLMQHLFATTDLEKNYRVNLNMIGLDGRPQVKDLRTILTEWLQYRKDTVTRRLQYRLDKVLARLHILEGLLIAFLNIDEVIEIIRTYDKPKPELMSRFGLSDKQAEAILELKLRHLAKLEEMKIKGEQDELAAERDKLQQLLGSDRRLKTLIKKEILADAEKYGDDRRSPIVERSEAKALSEKELVPAESVTVVLSEKGWARCAKGHDIDAEGLSYKAGDAYLSSAEGKSNQPAVFMDSSGRTFSCDAHGLPSARSQGEPLTGRFSIVGGESFQHVIMAQDESKFLVGSDAGYGFVGTFKDMVSKNKAGKAYLSLPTAAKVMKPMPVTNPDSDWCLSISNEGRMLMFPLRDLPSLGKGKGNKLINIPSAKSQSREEYVKVLTVVPDGAAIKVGAGKRNMTLSAEDLTHYQGERGRRGNKLPRGLQRVDSVEVVLPNKNEAPEDLS